The window GCCGTTCCCGGCAGAACGCCACGACCCGCTCGTCGTGGGGCGCCAACCGATGGTCGCCGGGCATGTCCGTCCCCTGTCTCGCGGTGCGGCGCCGATCATGGCACGCGACGGTCCGCCCGGTCGGCGCCGGACGGCGCGTCGGGTGCCCCGGGCAGCGGCGCGCTCGCGGCGCGGCGCTGCCGGACCAGCCGACCCAGGTAGAGCAGCGCGCCGGTCAGCACCGCCATGTCGTCCAGGTAGATGGGGTCGGGAAGCAGGTCGATCGGCAGGACGGTGTAGAGCATCGCCCCGTAGAAGGCGAGCTTGCCGTTCAGCCCGAGCGTGCCGAGCAGGCGGCGGGTGCGGATCACGCGGACGGCCAGCACCACCGCGCCGACCAACGTGACGACCGCCACGACGCCGACGACGATCCACGCCTCCCTGGACATGCCGTCACGCTAGCCCAGCGGGACCGGTTCCGCCCGGCCATGCCGGTCAGTACGCGGGAACCGCCGCCCGGCCCCGGGCCACCGACGGCACCTCGCGGCCGGTCAGCACCGGGAACTCCCGGGTCTGCTCCGCCACTGCGGCGCCCTCGACAAGCGGCAGCAGCGACTGCGACTCCTCGGGGCGGCGGTTGACCGCGGCGAACGCCTCGTCCCGCAGGCTGCGCGCCGCCTCGGCGGCGTTCTCGGCCGCCCGCCACGCCGCCTGCTCCCGCTCCCGGGCCGCCCGCTGCCGGGCGAGCAGGTGGTCGCGTACCGCCCGGCGCAGCACCAGTTCCTGCTCGACCGGGTGCAGCCGGGGGTCCCACCCGTCGCGGTGCGCGAAGACGTCGCTGAGTTGTTCGACCGACAACTCCTTGCGCCAGTACGCGTCGAGGGCGGCCCGGTGCAGGAAGCGCTCGCGCTCGGCGTACTCGGCGGGCGTCCGGACGGTACGCGGCAGGGGCATCGCCTCGGTGACCGCCAGCCGGCGGACGTCCACCTCGGCGGCCTCGTACGCCTGCCAGGCCGCCTCGACCTCCTCCTGCGCGGTCAGCCACTCGGCCCGCAGGCGGGCGGCGGTGGTGGCGGCCCGTTCCGCGGCGACCGAGACCTCCCCCGCGTACCGGGAACGTTCGCGCTCCTCCTCGGCCCGTTCCAGCTCACTCGGCATCGCGGCGCGCCGGATGCGGGAGCCGGCGTCGAAGCGGAGGCGACCGGGACGCAGCACCAGGCCGGCCACGGTGACGGCGACGACCCCGAGCAGGCTCAGCCAGATCACGGCGGCCCGGGGCACGTCGAGCAGGACGGAGGAGAACACGTTTTCCATGGTCAGCACCTCGCGGTCGATCGAGGGAATCGACAGGGTCTGTGCCCGGCGTACGGGCGGGTGGGCATCGTGGGCGCGCGTGCGGGCGTACCGCGGCGGTGGCCGCTCCGGCGACGGACCGACGGGTGGCCGCCGGTGACGTGGCGGCCGGGGCACGGGGCGGACGGACGCGCGTGCCGGTGGTCCGTCGCCCCGGCCGCGGAGCCGGTGGGCCGACGGTTCAGGCGGCGGGCGGACCGCGCCGGGCGGGGACGCCCCTGCCGGGGCCGCGGGCGGGGCCGTCCGGGCGGGCGACCGCCACGGCGGCGGTGTCGGCCGGAGTGTCGTCGCGCCGGACCGCCGGCGGGGCGGCGAAGCCGTCGGCCTGCTCGGCCACCGGCTCGCGGCGCGACAGCGGTGGGGTGAGCCGGGCGCTCGCGACGGCCGGACCGGCGGCCGGAACGGGGGCGGTGACGGCGGCCGGGCCGGCGGCGAACGGTGGCGGGGCCGGTGCGGCGCTCGCGGCTCCGAGGCCCACAGCGAGCACCAGCGCGGCGATCGCCAGCCGGGTCAGCTCACGCAGGGAGCGCAGCGTCAACGACCAGAACGGGTCGACGGACGCTACGGAGGGCACCCGTCCAACCTATCGCCCGGGCCGGGCTCGTGCAGCGCGCCGACGACCTGGGATCGGGTGACCGCCGCCACGATGTCCGAAAAGGATCGTCGAGCGGGTGTGACGGCGCCCGCCGGGACCGACGCCGCACGTGCGACGGCCCACCCGGTGGTACGCCCGCCGGGTGGGCCGTCGTCGTGCTGGTGCGCGTCAGCTGTCGGTGCCGAGCACGGGCGGAGCGGCGGCGGCGCCGTCGCCCCAGACCATGTCGTCCTCCGTCAGCCAGGTCAGCCGGCCGTCGGCGTCGTCGTCGTGCGTGCCCCGGGTGCCGCCCAGGACGCCGGGGCGACCCGCCCCGCCGCGTGCGCCGCCCGCACGTCCCGTCCCGCTGGCCGCCCGGTCGCCGCCCTGTCGTGCGCCGTTGTCGAAGCGCCGGCCCATCCCGGTCGCGGACCGGTTGTCCGCCACCGGAGTGCCGCCGACGGACCGGACCGCCGAGGCCGGTGCGTTGCCGCTCGCGGCGAGGGCTCCGGTGCCGAGCACGCCGCCCGACGGTCCGAACTGAAGGCCCGGCCCGCCGGCCGAGGCCGTCGAGGTGCCGCCCAGCCCGACGGGACCCGTCGTGGGGGGCGTGCCGGTCAGTGCCGTGGC is drawn from Micromonospora sp. NBC_01740 and contains these coding sequences:
- a CDS encoding DUF1232 domain-containing protein, which gives rise to MSREAWIVVGVVAVVTLVGAVVLAVRVIRTRRLLGTLGLNGKLAFYGAMLYTVLPIDLLPDPIYLDDMAVLTGALLYLGRLVRQRRAASAPLPGAPDAPSGADRADRRVP